Proteins from a single region of Candidatus Woesearchaeota archaeon:
- the pyrC gene encoding dihydroorotase produces the protein MDVLLHSGMVYSSVAGDFIRADVRIHEDKVVDISLGILPRAWEKVVDCSGKHILPGLIDVHVHFREPGATHKEDFLSGSKAAAAGGVTTFLDMPNNSTPTTTRERLEEKRNLAKAKSIVNYGFYILGCEENANDLAEFDDVAGIKVYLGSSTGNYLTDDLGVFAIILQNAKRPVVVHAENEGLLRYFAAKYREGQLHHKMRDNLCAAVSVAESALVARHFAKSFHIAHLSTKEELALLRLFKTPLITCEVSPHHLFLNEEFFCSHGAYGKMNPPLRYNADQLALWEGIREGLVDMIATDHAPHTHEEKQKNVMEAPCGVPGVQTMLPLLLQAVSDGRLELRDVVRLCVINPAKKFGIKDRGVIKEDGFADLCIVDLSKEEIILRETQHSRCGWTPFEGMITKGAVVMTVVNGNIVYQDGMFFEDVKGKEVEYEGVK, from the coding sequence ATGGATGTCCTTCTGCATAGCGGGATGGTGTATAGTTCTGTTGCTGGTGATTTTATTCGCGCAGATGTGCGAATTCATGAAGATAAAGTAGTAGATATTTCTCTGGGAATTTTGCCTCGTGCATGGGAAAAAGTTGTTGATTGTTCTGGGAAACATATATTACCTGGATTAATTGATGTTCATGTGCATTTTCGCGAGCCTGGTGCGACACATAAAGAAGATTTTCTTTCTGGTTCAAAAGCGGCAGCAGCAGGCGGAGTGACTACTTTTCTAGACATGCCCAATAATTCTACTCCCACCACGACACGCGAACGCTTGGAAGAAAAACGGAACTTGGCAAAAGCAAAATCAATTGTCAATTATGGGTTTTATATTCTTGGTTGTGAAGAAAATGCTAATGATCTTGCGGAATTTGATGATGTTGCAGGTATCAAAGTGTATTTAGGAAGCAGTACGGGAAATTATTTGACTGATGATTTAGGGGTGTTTGCGATTATTTTACAAAATGCGAAACGTCCTGTGGTTGTTCATGCAGAAAATGAAGGGTTGTTGCGTTATTTTGCGGCTAAATATCGTGAGGGTCAATTACATCATAAGATGCGTGATAATTTATGCGCAGCAGTAAGTGTTGCGGAATCAGCACTTGTGGCACGTCATTTCGCAAAATCGTTTCATATTGCTCATCTTTCTACTAAAGAGGAGTTGGCACTATTGCGGTTGTTTAAGACACCCCTGATTACATGTGAAGTCTCTCCTCATCACTTGTTTTTGAATGAGGAATTTTTTTGTTCTCATGGTGCGTATGGGAAGATGAATCCACCTCTACGTTATAATGCGGACCAGTTGGCTCTTTGGGAAGGAATTCGTGAAGGTCTGGTTGATATGATTGCAACAGATCATGCGCCGCACACACATGAAGAAAAGCAAAAAAATGTGATGGAAGCACCATGTGGCGTTCCTGGTGTTCAGACAATGTTGCCGTTGTTGTTACAGGCGGTTTCTGATGGACGATTGGAATTACGCGATGTGGTGCGTTTATGTGTGATTAACCCTGCTAAAAAGTTTGGTATTAAAGATCGTGGTGTGATTAAAGAGGATGGATTTGCGGATTTATGTATTGTTGATCTTTCTAAAGAAGAGATTATTTTACGTGAAACGCAGCATAGTCGATGCGGTTGGACTCCTTTTGAAGGGATGATTACGAAAGGTGCTGTGGTAATGACTGTGGTCAATGGCAATATTGTGTATCAAGATGGGATGTTCTTTGAGGATGTGAAAGGGAAAGAAGTGGAGTATGAGGGAGTTAAATAA
- a CDS encoding YIP1 family protein translates to MAAVKKQVTQTPTSKVQDKSTQPKGYFQTWWNVISDPMNFYEKIPQSMGYKQPTIFALKTQAIVLVTLYFFLLVIGFFFLALLSGTSTNLIGLFGGIGIGIILLIAIAAFPLLIVFTWGMLYVWSAITHLFVLLFGGKQGFKETYIVNCYSMAPSVIALIPLVGYAASAYSLILQGMGVHKRHQLSVGKSVAVVLVPVFIFSTIFLIIYFAFLASALITP, encoded by the coding sequence ATGGCTGCGGTAAAAAAACAAGTGACTCAGACCCCAACATCTAAAGTTCAAGACAAATCAACTCAACCAAAAGGGTACTTTCAAACGTGGTGGAATGTTATTAGCGACCCCATGAATTTTTATGAAAAAATTCCACAAAGTATGGGATATAAGCAACCAACGATCTTTGCGCTCAAAACACAAGCAATCGTCTTAGTAACTCTATACTTTTTCCTCTTAGTGATTGGATTCTTTTTTCTTGCATTACTGAGTGGAACAAGTACTAATTTAATAGGTCTATTTGGAGGCATCGGAATTGGAATTATTCTTCTTATTGCCATCGCTGCGTTTCCATTGTTAATAGTATTTACCTGGGGAATGCTTTATGTTTGGTCTGCTATCACTCACCTCTTTGTTCTCCTCTTTGGTGGAAAACAAGGATTTAAAGAAACGTATATTGTCAATTGTTATTCAATGGCGCCAAGTGTTATTGCATTAATTCCCCTTGTAGGATATGCTGCAAGCGCATATAGCTTAATTTTACAAGGAATGGGTGTCCATAAACGCCATCAACTTAGTGTTGGCAAAAGTGTTGCAGTGGTACTCGTACCCGTATTTATCTTCAGTACTATCTTCCTCATTATTTATTTTGCCTTCCTTGCCTCAGCTCTCATCACACCATAA
- a CDS encoding phenylalanine--tRNA ligase subunit alpha, whose amino-acid sequence MDLSSTIAKLHPFERAVLPVLKTHQKLAHIIEHSGLQEIEVIRGLQWLENKEALKIITDKYKVVILDKNGIAAQQHGLPEKRLLQVLTDQFQSLQQLQDKTSLDTQECNAVIGLLKQQQAIEIEKKDQLYIKITVNGKTLQKQKSPAELLLTKQFPLPYDSLTKQEQTVLEELRKRKEILHTDEQKNITVTLTTIGKQLANADLGAEVINRLTPAMLKDGSWKKKNFRAYDVEINVPKTGVGRRHFDNDALQYIKRIWLDMGFKEMTGNYVQSAFWDLDALFVPQDHPAREMQDTFYLEGKAKLPPIWTKIKEVHENGANTGSIGWRYTFSQDEAQKILLRTHTTVLSAQTLSKLKKEDLPAKFFAVGKVFRNEALDWKHLFEFYQVDGIVIDPNANLKHLKGYLSRFYKKMGYTKVRMRPAHFPYTEPSMEVDVYHPGRKQWIELGGAGIFRPEVVKPLLGFECPVLAWGQGMGRIIMEYWNITDIRDLYKNDLKQLREAKLWLR is encoded by the coding sequence ATGGACCTCTCCAGCACCATTGCCAAACTTCATCCGTTTGAACGAGCAGTCCTTCCAGTTCTCAAAACTCATCAAAAGCTAGCACACATTATCGAACATTCAGGCTTGCAAGAAATTGAAGTGATACGCGGTTTACAATGGTTGGAAAATAAAGAAGCGCTCAAAATTATCACCGACAAATACAAAGTAGTCATTCTTGATAAAAATGGCATAGCTGCTCAACAACATGGTCTGCCAGAGAAACGACTCTTACAAGTCCTCACAGACCAATTCCAATCCCTGCAGCAACTCCAAGACAAAACCTCTCTTGACACACAAGAATGTAACGCAGTTATCGGATTACTTAAACAACAACAAGCTATTGAAATTGAGAAGAAAGATCAGCTCTACATTAAAATCACAGTAAATGGGAAAACTTTGCAAAAACAAAAATCTCCTGCAGAACTTCTCCTCACCAAACAATTTCCCCTTCCCTATGACTCATTGACTAAGCAGGAACAAACTGTACTCGAAGAGTTGCGTAAGCGAAAAGAGATCCTACATACAGACGAACAAAAAAACATTACCGTTACCCTTACCACTATCGGAAAACAACTTGCCAACGCAGATTTAGGTGCAGAAGTAATTAACCGTCTCACGCCAGCCATGCTTAAAGACGGTTCATGGAAAAAGAAAAATTTTCGCGCTTATGATGTTGAAATTAACGTCCCTAAAACTGGCGTAGGTCGCAGACATTTTGATAATGATGCATTACAATATATCAAACGTATCTGGTTAGACATGGGCTTTAAAGAGATGACGGGAAATTATGTACAATCAGCATTTTGGGATCTTGACGCATTATTCGTGCCGCAAGACCATCCTGCTCGTGAAATGCAAGATACTTTTTATCTTGAAGGAAAAGCGAAACTCCCACCAATCTGGACTAAAATCAAAGAGGTACATGAAAATGGTGCAAATACAGGAAGCATTGGCTGGCGATATACTTTCTCTCAAGATGAAGCGCAAAAAATTCTCCTGCGAACACATACAACTGTACTCTCGGCGCAAACTCTTTCCAAACTTAAAAAAGAAGATTTACCTGCAAAATTTTTCGCTGTAGGAAAAGTCTTTCGCAATGAAGCATTAGATTGGAAACATCTTTTCGAATTTTATCAAGTTGATGGGATTGTCATTGACCCCAATGCTAACTTAAAACATCTCAAGGGCTACTTAAGCCGCTTCTATAAGAAAATGGGCTACACAAAAGTTCGCATGCGACCTGCCCACTTCCCTTACACAGAACCATCCATGGAAGTAGATGTATATCATCCTGGTCGTAAACAGTGGATTGAATTAGGAGGCGCAGGCATTTTCCGCCCTGAAGTAGTCAAACCATTACTCGGTTTTGAATGTCCAGTTCTCGCCTGGGGACAAGGCATGGGACGCATCATCATGGAATATTGGAACATTACTGATATTCGCGATCTTTACAAAAATGACTTAAAACAATTACGAGAGGCAAAACTATGGCTGCGGTAA
- a CDS encoding mRNA surveillance protein pelota gives MDILQHDFKKGIVTIRINNLDDLWYLHGILETGDLVRGKMTRKVKIGDSENATVTKKTLTLTIQAETIEFGATATSLRINGKIKEGPDDLPKESYQAISLEEGSEATITKPRWLSYQQQQLEESAQKKYLYLFCLFDREEALFAITKKYGFETLSTIQGDVAKKENAQPVSKDFYQEIIKNIEEYSQRYQPQHIILASPAFYKEDLAARITLPSIKSKLVLATCYDVTQAALNDIIKQPELTAVLKNSRAHQEQILVDQLLKEINTQGKASYGWKLVLDSINQGAAQDLLITEQYLRTRKEKNTFQELEDAMSVVEKTGGKIHIISSQHDAGTKLDGLGGIAAILRYKTY, from the coding sequence ATGGACATTCTCCAACATGATTTCAAAAAAGGCATAGTAACCATACGCATCAACAACCTTGATGACTTATGGTACCTACATGGCATTCTTGAAACTGGCGACCTCGTGCGTGGCAAAATGACCCGCAAAGTCAAAATTGGCGATAGTGAAAACGCTACAGTAACAAAGAAAACTCTTACTCTTACCATCCAAGCAGAAACCATTGAATTTGGTGCCACGGCAACCAGTCTGCGCATTAATGGAAAAATCAAAGAAGGCCCAGATGATTTACCTAAAGAAAGTTATCAAGCTATCTCTCTAGAAGAAGGCAGTGAAGCCACCATCACAAAACCTCGCTGGCTTTCCTATCAGCAGCAACAACTCGAAGAATCAGCTCAAAAAAAATATCTCTATCTTTTCTGCCTATTTGATCGAGAAGAAGCACTCTTTGCCATCACTAAAAAGTATGGATTTGAAACTCTAAGTACCATTCAAGGCGATGTTGCCAAAAAAGAAAACGCACAGCCTGTGAGCAAAGATTTCTACCAAGAAATAATCAAAAATATTGAAGAATACTCTCAACGCTACCAACCCCAACACATCATTCTTGCGTCACCCGCATTCTATAAAGAAGACCTCGCTGCGCGCATCACTCTTCCCTCAATCAAATCTAAACTTGTTCTCGCAACGTGTTATGATGTAACTCAAGCCGCGTTAAATGATATCATTAAACAACCAGAACTTACTGCAGTGCTCAAAAACAGCCGAGCGCATCAAGAACAAATTCTAGTAGACCAACTGCTTAAAGAGATTAATACCCAAGGCAAAGCCAGTTATGGATGGAAACTAGTACTAGACAGTATCAATCAAGGAGCAGCGCAAGACCTCCTTATCACAGAACAATATTTACGCACACGCAAAGAAAAAAATACGTTTCAAGAATTAGAAGACGCCATGAGTGTTGTTGAAAAAACCGGAGGAAAAATTCATATCATCTCCTCTCAACATGACGCTGGAACAAAATTAGATGGCTTAGGTGGAATTGCCGCCATTTTACGTTACAAAACATACTAA
- a CDS encoding 50S ribosomal protein L34e produces MPRGQYKSGRFNKIKVKTPGGKTVIHYRESKPAKKVCKVYGTVLAGVPHASATRTRNMPKSHKRPERPYGGVLSSKAMRETLRAKARSTASSKRGEA; encoded by the coding sequence ATGCCACGAGGTCAATATAAATCAGGGCGTTTTAATAAGATTAAAGTTAAAACTCCTGGCGGTAAAACAGTTATTCATTATCGAGAGTCAAAACCTGCTAAAAAAGTATGTAAAGTATATGGGACAGTTTTAGCTGGTGTTCCTCATGCGAGTGCAACACGCACACGTAATATGCCTAAATCACATAAGCGACCTGAACGTCCTTACGGTGGAGTGCTTTCTTCTAAAGCTATGCGTGAAACATTACGCGCGAAAGCTCGCAGTACTGCATCAAGCAAACGAGGTGAAGCATAA
- a CDS encoding NUDIX domain-containing protein — protein MRQRVQCIILEDKKILLVKDRDAAHYYPPGGGIETNETHQEAIQRELKEELNVDTIKTEFHSSYQSTNEIRKHPQTEHNYLVEIKGTPTPSSEIEEIKWFSWEEIEKKMAPFPKNLYTKLFMKLREEKMI, from the coding sequence ATGCGACAACGTGTCCAATGTATCATTCTCGAAGACAAAAAGATTCTCCTCGTCAAAGATAGAGATGCAGCACATTACTATCCTCCCGGTGGCGGCATAGAAACCAACGAAACGCACCAAGAAGCAATACAACGCGAACTCAAAGAGGAACTCAATGTCGACACCATAAAAACAGAATTTCACTCTAGCTATCAGTCAACAAACGAAATACGAAAGCATCCACAAACAGAACATAACTATCTTGTTGAAATCAAAGGCACACCAACACCCTCAAGTGAAATTGAGGAGATAAAATGGTTTTCATGGGAAGAGATAGAAAAAAAGATGGCCCCTTTTCCTAAAAACCTCTACACCAAATTATTCATGAAACTCAGAGAAGAAAAAATGATCTAA
- the pyrF gene encoding orotidine-5'-phosphate decarboxylase: MENCSCDNFDQEEFNQFVIRNQVIGFKEQPITLKSGRVSHWYVNWRTIASDVHSLLYVAKQIIAFTKKLNLNPDQFYGVPEGATPLGVLTQVEWAKKHNLTQGSHPLMIGRAKPKEHGDPKDRYFVGKPGLKIIVIEDVTTTGGSLINTIKQLTESGLCIIAAYGLTNRNEKRDDGKTVEEAIKELGIPYFALSNALTVLPLVAKTQRINPEILLKVEKEFENSNIKLELGSSIPNSQNAIKHNIGEKKMTLTFQEQQARQRLCLPLDGLETLEAVRERVEELHDYIGLFKVGKASFSRFGPEVVRLVQEYGANVFLDLKYHDIPATVEDASKAAASLGVYMFNVHAEGGKKMMQAAMKGAIAGTPAGAQRPYVIGVTVLTSIDEETMNNELNIAGSLNQEVLRRAQLTHQAGLDGIVCSAQDLTYIKPHLPSDFMYITPGIQGVNTSAGSDQARVATPSGAVAAGSSILVVGRAITAPKTPAERQQAAYEILKDMATQIEK, from the coding sequence ATGGAAAACTGTTCTTGTGATAATTTTGATCAGGAAGAATTTAATCAATTTGTAATTCGTAACCAAGTTATTGGATTCAAAGAACAACCAATTACCCTTAAATCAGGAAGAGTATCACATTGGTATGTAAACTGGCGAACAATTGCCTCTGACGTACATTCTTTATTATATGTAGCCAAACAAATTATTGCCTTTACAAAAAAACTCAATCTTAACCCTGACCAATTTTATGGAGTCCCAGAAGGAGCAACACCATTAGGAGTTTTAACACAAGTTGAATGGGCAAAAAAGCATAATCTTACCCAAGGATCACACCCCTTGATGATTGGAAGAGCAAAGCCAAAAGAACATGGCGATCCAAAAGATAGATATTTCGTGGGAAAACCAGGATTAAAAATTATTGTTATTGAGGATGTAACAACGACTGGGGGTTCATTAATTAACACCATTAAGCAACTAACAGAAAGCGGATTATGTATTATTGCCGCATATGGTTTAACCAACCGCAATGAAAAACGTGACGACGGAAAAACTGTTGAAGAAGCAATCAAAGAGTTGGGAATACCTTATTTCGCATTAAGTAATGCCCTCACAGTATTGCCCCTCGTTGCCAAAACACAAAGAATCAATCCAGAGATTCTTCTAAAAGTAGAAAAAGAGTTTGAAAATTCTAATATTAAATTAGAACTAGGTTCTTCTATTCCAAATTCTCAAAATGCAATAAAACACAACATAGGTGAAAAGAAAATGACATTAACATTCCAAGAACAACAAGCCCGACAACGCCTCTGCCTTCCTCTCGACGGACTCGAAACACTTGAAGCTGTTAGAGAACGCGTCGAAGAATTACATGATTACATAGGTCTGTTCAAAGTTGGCAAAGCATCTTTTAGCCGCTTTGGACCAGAAGTAGTTCGTCTCGTCCAAGAATATGGAGCTAATGTCTTTCTCGATCTGAAGTATCACGATATTCCTGCAACTGTTGAAGACGCAAGCAAAGCAGCAGCAAGTTTAGGAGTATACATGTTCAATGTTCACGCAGAAGGCGGGAAAAAAATGATGCAAGCAGCAATGAAAGGGGCAATAGCAGGAACTCCTGCAGGAGCGCAGCGACCCTATGTCATTGGCGTCACCGTTCTTACAAGTATTGATGAAGAAACCATGAACAATGAATTAAATATTGCTGGAAGTCTCAACCAAGAAGTTCTTCGACGAGCTCAACTCACCCACCAAGCAGGTCTTGATGGTATCGTCTGCTCAGCACAAGATCTAACCTATATCAAACCTCACTTGCCATCAGACTTCATGTACATCACTCCAGGAATCCAAGGAGTCAACACTTCCGCAGGATCAGATCAAGCTCGTGTCGCCACTCCTTCAGGAGCAGTCGCTGCAGGCTCATCAATACTCGTTGTAGGAAGAGCAATCACTGCACCAAAAACACCAGCAGAACGACAGCAAGCAGCCTATGAAATCTTAAAAGATATGGCAACGCAAATCGAAAAATAA
- a CDS encoding phenylalanine--tRNA ligase subunit beta, with product MPTVTLNKPVFEQLVGKKLPLEELKDRISMLGTDLESIEGDEIQVEIFPNRPDMLSEQGFARAFSSFIGVKTGLRNYNVKKSGLKVIVDKSVTMRPYTACAIVKNLHFDDERIREIMQVQEKLATTHGRNRKKSAYGIYPLESINFPISYIAKDPSQVTFRPLGFDTEIIAAQVPELHPKGKAYLHLTQGWKKYPFFIDAKSNIMCMLPFTNSHDTGKVTTKTKEVFVECTGNDLTNVQFALNMITTTLADMGGEVYSLDIVYPDKTIITPNLTPTKMPFDLAYINKWLGLTLNEKQAKEMLEKMGYGYEKASTASSKATVLIPAYRADILHQVDLAEDIAIAYGYENFPEEIPNVSTIGEEDPLEKFINVLRELFVGGSFIEIKNYHLLQKEQCNEWMLQENGGITLKNAVGEHNTLRHSIIPSLLKTLSENQHNEYPQNIFETGHIFYPAPTETGVQEVETFGVAICQDKADFTQIRQQLDLLFTLLGLEIKIKETAHPSFIKGRVGEIYLGKEKVGIIGEIHPQVLENWKIVTPVVAFEINVESLFNAVKK from the coding sequence ATGCCAACCGTAACTCTGAATAAACCAGTCTTTGAACAACTCGTCGGAAAGAAATTGCCTCTCGAAGAGCTCAAAGATCGCATTAGTATGTTAGGAACTGATCTTGAAAGTATTGAAGGGGATGAAATTCAAGTGGAAATTTTCCCTAACCGCCCCGATATGCTTTCAGAACAAGGGTTCGCCAGAGCATTTAGCAGTTTCATTGGCGTAAAAACAGGATTGCGAAACTACAATGTTAAAAAAAGCGGACTCAAAGTAATTGTTGACAAATCCGTAACCATGCGCCCATACACTGCCTGTGCCATTGTTAAAAATCTCCACTTTGATGATGAACGTATCCGTGAAATTATGCAGGTCCAGGAAAAACTTGCCACCACGCATGGACGTAATCGTAAAAAATCAGCGTACGGTATTTATCCTCTTGAGAGTATTAATTTTCCTATTAGTTACATCGCCAAAGATCCCTCGCAAGTGACATTTCGACCATTAGGTTTTGACACAGAGATCATTGCCGCGCAAGTTCCAGAACTTCATCCTAAGGGAAAAGCATACTTGCATCTCACACAAGGTTGGAAAAAATATCCTTTCTTTATTGATGCTAAAAGTAATATTATGTGCATGTTACCATTCACCAACTCACATGATACGGGCAAGGTAACTACCAAAACAAAAGAAGTCTTTGTTGAATGTACCGGAAACGACCTTACCAATGTTCAATTTGCATTGAATATGATAACAACCACTCTTGCAGACATGGGAGGAGAAGTATATTCTCTGGACATAGTCTATCCTGATAAAACCATCATAACTCCAAACCTCACGCCAACAAAAATGCCTTTCGATCTCGCCTACATCAACAAATGGTTAGGACTCACTCTAAACGAAAAACAAGCTAAAGAGATGCTCGAAAAAATGGGTTATGGCTACGAAAAAGCAAGCACCGCATCATCAAAAGCGACTGTTCTCATTCCGGCCTATCGTGCTGACATTCTTCATCAAGTTGATCTTGCTGAAGACATTGCCATTGCGTATGGTTACGAAAATTTCCCAGAGGAAATTCCTAATGTTTCAACCATTGGTGAAGAAGATCCATTAGAAAAATTCATCAATGTGCTGCGTGAACTCTTTGTAGGAGGCAGTTTCATCGAAATCAAAAATTACCACCTCTTACAAAAAGAACAATGTAATGAATGGATGCTTCAAGAAAACGGTGGAATCACACTCAAAAATGCTGTAGGAGAACATAATACTTTGCGCCATAGTATTATTCCTAGTCTGCTTAAAACACTCAGTGAAAATCAGCATAACGAATACCCTCAGAACATCTTTGAAACCGGACATATTTTCTACCCAGCGCCAACCGAAACAGGAGTGCAAGAAGTAGAAACATTCGGCGTCGCTATCTGTCAGGACAAAGCTGATTTTACTCAAATTCGTCAACAACTAGATCTTCTCTTCACTCTTTTGGGATTAGAAATCAAAATCAAAGAGACTGCCCATCCAAGTTTCATTAAAGGTCGTGTGGGCGAGATCTATCTTGGAAAAGAAAAAGTTGGCATCATAGGAGAAATTCATCCGCAAGTACTAGAGAATTGGAAAATTGTAACACCCGTAGTTGCATTTGAAATTAATGTGGAAAGTTTGTTTAATGCAGTGAAAAAGTAA
- a CDS encoding YqeG family HAD IIIA-type phosphatase: MSQLINLAALWYAPYAYFSNVSIPHFVVRSIDNVNFYALKEAGFRGAVFDKDNTLTRPYQHQIHPSIEERLKEARMVFPNSILIDSNSAGTRDDPEYQEARKIEEATGLPVLRHIHKKPAGGAAVAQQLGIQIKDLSYFCMFGDRTLTDIAFGNRYGMLTVLVDPFTEQGDLKAAATVRRGERNRLEARLRRGEQAPSHPLYKPDLCRNVIFYGRKVPPQLESN; the protein is encoded by the coding sequence ATGAGTCAGTTAATCAATCTTGCAGCATTATGGTATGCCCCTTATGCCTATTTTTCAAATGTAAGTATTCCCCATTTTGTCGTTAGAAGTATTGATAATGTTAATTTTTACGCATTAAAAGAAGCAGGATTTCGAGGAGCAGTATTTGATAAAGATAATACCCTTACCAGACCCTATCAACATCAGATTCATCCTTCAATAGAAGAAAGACTAAAAGAAGCCAGAATGGTCTTTCCAAACTCCATTTTAATTGATTCAAACTCAGCAGGCACCCGTGATGACCCAGAATATCAAGAAGCGAGAAAAATTGAAGAAGCCACAGGTCTTCCCGTATTGCGTCACATCCATAAAAAACCTGCAGGAGGTGCAGCAGTTGCCCAACAGTTAGGCATCCAAATCAAAGATCTATCTTATTTTTGTATGTTTGGTGATCGCACCCTTACTGATATAGCATTTGGCAATCGGTATGGCATGCTCACAGTTCTTGTTGATCCTTTTACTGAACAAGGCGATTTGAAAGCAGCAGCAACCGTACGACGAGGAGAACGAAACCGCCTAGAAGCCCGGTTAAGACGCGGCGAACAAGCACCATCCCACCCCCTCTACAAACCTGATCTTTGTCGTAATGTTATATTCTATGGAAGAAAAGTGCCCCCTCAACTTGAGTCTAACTAA
- a CDS encoding class II glutamine amidotransferase, with translation MCRMLLAVGNIQTYPLLESMKLIANDQTQQHEWHQIYPQGTYTHHDGWGYAAYIKEKSKREPTEEEESTKSEDEGEWSHAKSIFPFPNDYALKNVPSSPSIILLHVRRKSQGEISTKNTHPFQINHQQQKIFFAHNGQIPHQITHNTQFIAQGTTDSEQLLYSICSEDDFDTNPQNAVTRILHQYPSSHGTNIILTTKKQSIIALAHSHYPKYYTMYLATNENQTIICSEQLHLLPNMIWQEITPGHICTLNHENHEISITPLETISPICQKI, from the coding sequence ATGTGCCGCATGCTTCTTGCCGTAGGAAATATCCAAACCTACCCCCTTCTAGAATCAATGAAACTCATTGCTAACGATCAAACCCAGCAGCACGAGTGGCATCAAATCTATCCACAAGGTACATACACTCATCATGATGGATGGGGGTATGCAGCATACATCAAAGAAAAATCTAAAAGAGAACCCACAGAAGAAGAAGAATCAACAAAAAGCGAAGATGAAGGCGAATGGTCACACGCCAAATCAATTTTTCCTTTTCCTAATGATTATGCTCTTAAAAACGTACCAAGTTCCCCCTCCATCATCCTGCTTCATGTAAGACGAAAAAGCCAAGGGGAAATCTCCACCAAAAACACCCACCCTTTCCAAATTAATCACCAACAACAAAAAATATTTTTTGCCCATAATGGACAAATTCCGCATCAAATAACCCATAATACTCAATTTATCGCCCAAGGAACTACCGATTCAGAACAGCTCTTATACTCCATTTGTAGTGAAGACGATTTTGACACCAACCCGCAAAACGCAGTGACCAGAATATTGCATCAATATCCTTCCTCACATGGTACAAATATTATTTTAACTACTAAAAAACAAAGTATTATTGCTCTCGCCCATTCTCATTATCCAAAGTATTATACTATGTATCTTGCCACAAACGAAAATCAAACTATCATCTGCTCCGAACAACTTCACTTGCTGCCCAATATGATTTGGCAAGAAATCACACCGGGACACATCTGTACACTTAACCACGAAAACCATGAAATATCCATTACACCCCTAGAAACTATATCCCCTATATGCCAAAAAATATAA
- a CDS encoding 50S ribosomal protein L14e encodes MALFEVGRVCMKIAGRDAGKHCVIVETVDDRFVVVDGQTRRRKVNILHLEPLGQTLSLGAKASHEQVVKAFSGLGITVGTSKPRATPARVLQQRKGTQKSAAEEKAPIKEAKPAAKKAAPKKKE; translated from the coding sequence ATGGCACTTTTTGAAGTTGGACGCGTTTGCATGAAAATTGCAGGACGTGATGCAGGTAAGCACTGTGTTATTGTTGAAACTGTTGATGATCGTTTTGTTGTTGTTGATGGTCAAACTCGACGTCGCAAAGTAAACATTCTTCACTTAGAACCTCTTGGTCAAACTCTTTCACTTGGAGCAAAGGCGTCTCATGAACAAGTCGTAAAAGCGTTTAGTGGTCTTGGTATTACTGTTGGTACTTCAAAACCTCGAGCAACTCCTGCTCGCGTTTTACAACAACGTAAAGGTACACAGAAGTCTGCTGCAGAAGAGAAAGCACCTATCAAAGAAGCTAAACCTGCTGCGAAGAAAGCAGCTCCTAAGAAGAAAGAATAG
- a CDS encoding glutaredoxin family protein gives MMDIKIYVSPNCTWSKKTTEWLQKNKFSFQELDVMESDKYRDELLEKSNQMSTPVVDVNGQIVIGFNESQLMQAVGKVK, from the coding sequence ATGATGGATATAAAAATTTACGTAAGCCCAAACTGCACTTGGTCTAAAAAGACCACAGAATGGCTTCAAAAAAACAAATTTTCTTTTCAAGAACTTGACGTGATGGAAAGCGACAAATATCGTGACGAACTACTTGAAAAATCAAATCAAATGAGCACGCCCGTTGTAGATGTGAACGGACAAATTGTCATAGGATTTAATGAATCACAACTCATGCAAGCTGTAGGAAAAGTGAAATAG